CACGGTCCACGTCCGCGACGCCGCCCAGTGGCACCGTGGTCAGCACCTGCTCCGTCGCGGGGTCCAGAGTCTCCAGGACGGCGCCGTCGAGCGCGTCCGCCCACACTCCGCCGACGAGCATCTTCCGCGGCGCCGTGGAAATTCCAGGCGCCGGGCGTTCCGTCGTGACTGACATTCGCACACTCCATTCTCGTATACCAAGAAAATCGTCGTATTTCGACCGGCGCAAATTACTTGACAGCCACTACTGCCGGGCTATTCCATACCTCTGCCTGCAATGCATCCGCATTCCGGGCTTCCTGGACGCGAGGAGATCCGATGAGCAACGCATCCGAAAAACCCGTCGCCCTGGTCACCGGAGCCGGCCGGGGAATAGGCCGGGCGACCGCGGCGCTGCTCGCCGAGCGCGGCTACTCGATCGTCGCCGTGGACCAGGACGAGTCCGCGGAGACCACGGCTCGGTCGGTCGGCGGGACCGGCGTCCGCTGCGATGTCCGCGACGCCGCGGGGCTCCGGTCCCTGGCGGCGGGATTGGACCGGCTCGACCTGCTGGTCAACAACGCCGGCGTATGGACGTTCAGCTCGCTGGAGGAAATCGACGTCGAGCATTTCCGCCGCGTTCTCGATGTCAATGTCCTCGGTAACCTGATCTGCACCCAGATTTTCGCTCCGATCATCGCACGCAGCGGCGGCGGGGCCATTGTGAACGTCACCTCCTTCCT
The Streptomyces sp. NBC_01485 genome window above contains:
- a CDS encoding SDR family NAD(P)-dependent oxidoreductase, translating into MSNASEKPVALVTGAGRGIGRATAALLAERGYSIVAVDQDESAETTARSVGGTGVRCDVRDAAGLRSLAAGLDRLDLLVNNAGVWTFSSLEEIDVEHFRRVLDVNVLGNLICTQIFAPIIARSGGGAIVNVTSFLAETARANSGVYPAAKAAIIALTKQAAIEYADAGIRVNAVGPGLIRTEGAANLFGPDPAEHARRGAYLPLGRLGEADDIAGVIAFLGSAEARYVTGQTLYADGGIGVGTMRFLHQAWTP